A window of Flammeovirga kamogawensis genomic DNA:
TTGGTATGGGTAATAATCCAATGGTTGGAGCATCTGTTGCAGTAGCTGTAGCTTTACAAGAAGCCTTATCAGCTGAATTAGTTTAGTTGATTATCATATAGTTTAACAAAAAAGCCACTTTTAACATTGAGTTAAGAGTGGCTTTTTAATTTTATAATGTTCTATAGAAAGCGAATATTTCTTCTAAATCACTTTTATTTTTTGTTTTGAGTTTGTTTGATTTCGCAAACTTATGTACTTCAGATTTTTTATCACCAAAAATAGAATAGAACTCTTTTTCTTTAGTAGATATCTCTTTTAATTTCCCATCAGAAAGAAGGAATAATTGAGGTTTTTTCCATGCGAATTCATCTTTTGCTTCAGAGTAAGAGTTACTAGCGCTGTCATCTTTTTTATTGAACTTTTTCTTTCTTACTTTATAAAGGTGAAACTTATCGTCTGTGAATATTACCTCAGCATATTGTTTTTTATTTTCAATTTTTATTTGTTCAAAAAGTAACTCACCTTCTTCATCACTTTTCCAACCAAAAGAACGTACTTCTTTTTTGTTAACAACTATTATATTTTTTTCGTCTTTCATAGACCAAAGTTCATCAGAATAGGCATTAAACTTAATGAGTACATTCTGAAAACTACTTCCATCAATTAAAGTGACATGTCCCACTTCCCATTCGTTTGTATAAAATGGTGTTCCTTTAAATGTTTGAGCTTTTTTACCATACAAAAGGTCAACATTTTGTTGATTAGGGTCTACTAATTCGTATAAATTTGTATTTGTTGTAATTTGAGCTGTTGCTATTTTAGGTGCTGTAAGAAGAACAGCAAACGTTAAAATATAAAGAGATTTCATTAGTTATATGTTTTAATTATTGGGATAATAATAGCTCAATTTAAAAAATTATTCTTCATTTCTTAACTCTTCCATTTCTGAAATTAATTCTTCTAATTTTTTAAATTGAGATTTATAAACTAAATCCATATCTATTTTATATAGTTTTTTAGCTGATAAAGAGATAATTATAGCACCAATACCTACAAATAGCATCCCTTTTATTGGTAAACCCATAAATAATTCAGAGGCATCAAAATTAGCTATAACTTCTTGTTTAAAAATAGTTTCCCAAACAATAATTGTAGATAGAATGAATATCAGAGGGTACATAAATCTATAAATATTGGTGTAGCCTTTAATAGTGTTTTTTAGCCATTCATCAAACTGCTTAATATATAGAAAGCTAGATGTTGTTTTCTCAAGTGATTTTAGATCATCAATCTTTTTTTTACCATAAAATACAGCAAACCATAGTTGTAAATTAATGAGTAAACATAGTAGTGTTACATTTCCAACAATACCTATAATTATAGGCACGATTGTGAAGATTAGAATTGCCCATAAATTGATTTTGAAGTCACGAATGAATTTATCAACAAAATTAATTGACTTTTTTTCGTAAAGAGCATTTATTTTGGGGGCAACTAATGCCTCTTGATTTATAAAACCATTTTTCCATATTGATTCAATTGACTTTTCCATCTAATAATTTTTTTAAGCGTTGTTTAATTCTTTTTATGCGTACTCCGATATTATTAGTAGTAGCGTTAAATGTTTCAGCAATTTCTTTGTAAGACTTCTCTTCCAAGTAAAGTAAAATAACAGCTCTATCTATTTCTGATAGTTTTCTAATAGCATCATAAAGTAACTCTAGGTCTTCATCTACAAATGCTTTACTGTCTTCTTGCATTTCAACAGGGAGATAATCACTGGCGAAATTTTGGCTGTTATTTTTCTTTTTTTTGAGTAAAGTCAGATTTACATTCAAGGCTATTCTATACACCCAAGTAGACCAATCAGCTTCTTGATTAAAGTTATTTTTACTTTTCCATATTTGTAAGCATACCTCTTGAAAGTAATCCTCAAAATCTTCTTGAGTATTTGTATATGCTCGGCATATTTTAATAATTATCCCACTATGTGGTTGAATAAATGTAGTATAGAAATCACTGCTCACGATACGTTTTTAATTTTATTAGTGGCTTCACTTATCAATTTATTACACATCAATTAATTTTTTTTTTCATTTTTCTGAAAAGACAAGTTAAGGATTGGACTACACAACTCTCTATTTTTGTCTATATTCATCTTATTAAATTAAGAACAATATTTTTTTATCTATGTCAGCAACTACAGTAGCGTTAGTAATACTTTTGTACTTCGGTTTTTTAATGCTTATCTCTAAATTAACTTCTGTCTCAGGAGAAGGGCAATCGGAATCATTTTTCATCGCAAATAGATCATCAAAATGGTATTTGGTAGCTTATGGAATGGTAGGGGCAACGTTATCTGGAGTTACTTTTATATCTGTTCCAGGAACAGTAGCAACTTCTGGGTGGAGTTATCTACAATTTATGATGGGTAATATGGTGGGATACGTTGTAATTGCTTATGTATTGATTCCTTTGTTTTATAGTCAAAAGTTAATTTCAATTTATGAATACTTAAAAGATAGGTTTGGGGTAAAGAGCTATAAAACGGGTTCTTTCTTTTTTATGTTGTCACAAACAATAGGAGCTTCTTTTAGATTGTATTTAGCCGCGTTAGTTTTGCAATTGGCATTTTTTGATGCATACAATATACCGTTTTGGGTTGCTGTATTGGTTACCATATTTTTAATTTGGCTTTACACTTTTAAAGGTGGTATAAAAACAATTGTATGGACAGATACTTTACAAACTACTTTTCTTTTGCTTGCTGCTATATGGACAATTTACACTATCTATAATTCATTAAACATGTCTGTAGATAGCATGTTTTCTACTGTTTACGAGAGTAAAATGTCGGATATCTTTGTATGGGATTGGAAAGCGGGTAACTTTTTTTGGAAACAATTCTTAGCTGGTATTTTTATAACCATTTCAATGAATGGTTTAGACCAAAATATTATGCAAAAGAATCTTACTTGCAAGAATGTAAGTGAGGCACAAAAGAATGTTTTGTGGTTTGCTTTAGCCTTTTTTATTGCAACAGTTGTTTTCTTATTTTTAGGAGTTTTACTTTACGAATTTGCAGCATACAATGCAATCTCTTTACCTACAAGATCAGATGAATTATATCCTATGTTAGCCTTACATCATTTTGGTTTATTTACTGCAATAGTATTTTTATTAGGAATTATAGCAGCAGCTTTTTCTAGTGCCGACTCTGCTTTAACCGCTTTAACAACTGCTTTTTGTATAGATTTCCTGAATTTAAATGAAGAGGAGGATACATCAATTAAAAATAAAAAAAGAAAATTGGTGCATGTAATGTTCTCTTTTATATTATTTCTTGTAATTGTTGGATTTAGGTTACTAAATGATGATAGTGTTGTTTCTTCTGTTTTTAAAGCGGCAGGGTATACTTACGGTCCATTACTGGGCTTATTTGTATTTGGAATTTTCACAAAGAAAAAGATAAACGACAATTATGTATTAATTGTTTGCCTTTTATCACCAGTATTATCTTACATCTTAAATATTTACTCTACTGAATTATTATTTGGGTATCAATTTGGATTTGAAATATTATTAGTAAATGCTGGGTTTACTATGTTGGGTTTAACATTGATATCAAAAAAATAATACTAAATTTTTGTGAGTAGTATAATTAATGTAGTTAATGTGCAGATTTGAGCTACTCGTCTAAAAATGTTGCTGAAATATACATAGCATTTGATATTTATAGTTCATACTAACAACACATTTTATGAAAACTTCAGAACGAATATTATCTCTTGATATTTTCAGAGGACTTACAGTAATACTAATGATTCTAGTTAATAATCCAGGGAGTTGGTCGTCTATTTATGCACCTTTTCAGCATGCATCTTGGCATGGTTGCACTCCAACCGATTTAGTTTTTCCATTCTTCTTATTTATTGTAGGTGTATCAATTAGCTTTTCTATGATGAACGTTAAAGACGATTCTGAAAAGCGACCTGCTGTGATGAAAAAAGCAATTTGGCGAGGCTTTAAATTGATTGGTATAGGTTTATTTTTAGGCTTATTTCCATTTTTTAATTTTAGTGAAATGCGAGTTCCTGGTGTGTTACAACGAATTGGGATTGTATTTATAATCACTTCGGGTTTATTTTTATACCTTCCAAAAGAAAAAATTCTATTAGTTTTTCTTTCGATACTATTTGGTTATTGGGCAGTAATGGCACTTGTTCCTGTACCAGGGTTGGAAGCTGTAGATCTTAATGATCCCAATGGAGTAATTTCAGCCTATATAGATAACTTAGTTTTAAATGGGCACATGTGGTCTGGTACTAAAACATGGGATCCTGAAGGTTTAGTTTCTACACTTCCTGCTATTTGTACTGCAATTTTAGGCTTGTTTTCTGGTATTTTAGTAAAAGAGAATACAGGAGTTAGAGTGGTTAAGAAACTTGTTCTTTACGGTACACTTGTCATGGTTTTAGGGTTAGCTTGGCACCCTCTTTTCCCTATAAATAAAAGTCTTTGGACTTCATCATATGTATTATTTACAGGTGGGTTAGGGGCAATATTTTTAGGGTTATCCTATTGGATATTTGATGTTAAAAAGATAGGTCGTGATAATGTTCTAATTGCAAAAGCTTTTGGCTTAAACCCGATGGCTGCTTATGTTTTAGCAGAAATGTTTGCAAGACTTTTAGGAGTAATCACAATTGGAGACGAAACAATTAAAGGTCATATTTTTACAGCAATTTTAAGTACAGGTTTACCAGCTGAGTCATGTTCTTTACTATATGCCATTAGCTATGTTCTTCTGTTATCAATTCCAATATTGATTTTATATAGAAAGAACATTGTTATTAAGGTATAATATAAATACACTTTCAAATTTAGGCACGCTATACTTCAGAGGTTTAACACTATCTGTTATAGCGTGTTTTTTTATGTATATCAAAAGCTGATTTTTTTAGCTAAAGCCCAATTATTTTAAGTTACCTTTGTTGTATTATCAACAGAAAAGCAAATGAGAAATACACAAATATTAATTCTACTAACAAGTGTGCTATTATTTTTTAATCAAGATGCCTTTGCCCAAGGAGATGATTTATCCTATGAAATAGATACATTATATAAAAGAAAATTTACAGGCTTTCCTTATCCTGCATATGCCCAAGAAACAAGTTGGGAATTTGGTGTTGTAAGCGTTTTTCAATTTAAACCAGGGAAAGCGAGTTTTGCTACTCGTCCATCAAATGCAACGTTTATAGGTTTCTATACATTAGAAAACCAGATGCGTTTAAAACTAGAGCATACCGTTTTTACTAATAATGAAGATTGGCTTTTAGAAGGGACTTGGGAGTATGCCAAATATCCAGAAAAATACTATGGTATTGGTAATGAAACCCCGTCATCTAATGAACAATTAATGGATTGGTCAAAGTTTGACTTTCGTCAGCAGTTATTGAGAAAAATTAAAGAAAATATGTTTGTTGGCCTTCAATATAGGTATGCAAATTTTTGGGATATTAGTGTGACTCCAAGGGAAGATGGTTCAGGCTCTTTAGAAGAAATACCTGGCTATGAAGGGGGTGTAAACTCTGGTTTAGGGTTAGTATATAAATGGGATACTAGAGACATTGTTTTGGTTCCTTCCTCAGGGCATTTTATAGAATTTAGAGCTGCTTTTTATCCCACATGGTTAGGGAGTGATTATAAATTTACAAGTATAAAATTAGATATGCGTAAATATTTTGACCTTGGTAGAGAGAAAGAAGCAAAAACAATATTAGCATTTCAAGGTATTATAAACCAGACTTATGGAGATGCACCATTTAGAGAAATA
This region includes:
- a CDS encoding RNA polymerase sigma factor, encoding MSSDFYTTFIQPHSGIIIKICRAYTNTQEDFEDYFQEVCLQIWKSKNNFNQEADWSTWVYRIALNVNLTLLKKKKNNSQNFASDYLPVEMQEDSKAFVDEDLELLYDAIRKLSEIDRAVILLYLEEKSYKEIAETFNATTNNIGVRIKRIKQRLKKLLDGKVN
- a CDS encoding sodium:solute symporter, which gives rise to MSATTVALVILLYFGFLMLISKLTSVSGEGQSESFFIANRSSKWYLVAYGMVGATLSGVTFISVPGTVATSGWSYLQFMMGNMVGYVVIAYVLIPLFYSQKLISIYEYLKDRFGVKSYKTGSFFFMLSQTIGASFRLYLAALVLQLAFFDAYNIPFWVAVLVTIFLIWLYTFKGGIKTIVWTDTLQTTFLLLAAIWTIYTIYNSLNMSVDSMFSTVYESKMSDIFVWDWKAGNFFWKQFLAGIFITISMNGLDQNIMQKNLTCKNVSEAQKNVLWFALAFFIATVVFLFLGVLLYEFAAYNAISLPTRSDELYPMLALHHFGLFTAIVFLLGIIAAAFSSADSALTALTTAFCIDFLNLNEEEDTSIKNKKRKLVHVMFSFILFLVIVGFRLLNDDSVVSSVFKAAGYTYGPLLGLFVFGIFTKKKINDNYVLIVCLLSPVLSYILNIYSTELLFGYQFGFEILLVNAGFTMLGLTLISKK
- a CDS encoding acyltransferase family protein, producing MKTSERILSLDIFRGLTVILMILVNNPGSWSSIYAPFQHASWHGCTPTDLVFPFFLFIVGVSISFSMMNVKDDSEKRPAVMKKAIWRGFKLIGIGLFLGLFPFFNFSEMRVPGVLQRIGIVFIITSGLFLYLPKEKILLVFLSILFGYWAVMALVPVPGLEAVDLNDPNGVISAYIDNLVLNGHMWSGTKTWDPEGLVSTLPAICTAILGLFSGILVKENTGVRVVKKLVLYGTLVMVLGLAWHPLFPINKSLWTSSYVLFTGGLGAIFLGLSYWIFDVKKIGRDNVLIAKAFGLNPMAAYVLAEMFARLLGVITIGDETIKGHIFTAILSTGLPAESCSLLYAISYVLLLSIPILILYRKNIVIKV
- a CDS encoding BamA/TamA family outer membrane protein; translation: MRNTQILILLTSVLLFFNQDAFAQGDDLSYEIDTLYKRKFTGFPYPAYAQETSWEFGVVSVFQFKPGKASFATRPSNATFIGFYTLENQMRLKLEHTVFTNNEDWLLEGTWEYAKYPEKYYGIGNETPSSNEQLMDWSKFDFRQQLLRKIKENMFVGLQYRYANFWDISVTPREDGSGSLEEIPGYEGGVNSGLGLVYKWDTRDIVLVPSSGHFIEFRAAFYPTWLGSDYKFTSIKLDMRKYFDLGREKEAKTILAFQGIINQTYGDAPFREISLMGGLNMMRGVYEGRYRDNHMIAAQAEIRQHLFWRLGMTAFISTAEVMNEWNDFDVRKLKLAGGAGFRLTINKEDRATLRADYGVGPDGSSGLYLTFGEAF